A window of the Mesotoga prima MesG1.Ag.4.2 genome harbors these coding sequences:
- the lipB gene encoding lipoyl(octanoyl) transferase LipB — MENRSCFSLRLDGLTKYLEGLNLQNLALEKVMSGKADCILILLEHEPVLTVGKSGGRENLLVDESELERLGVELQSTGRGGNITYHGPGQVVAYPVLNLGKWKKDLPWYVHSLEEVVIRVLEDYGIEAGRKPEYRGVWVKETKIAAVGIAVKRWFTMHGFALNVRVNKEHFKLINPCGIKDYTIASMDDFVDSVDLHEIIKSVEEKFSLVFKSKLIEVSREWLESGQSEGETRLA, encoded by the coding sequence ATGGAGAATCGAAGTTGCTTTTCACTTAGACTGGACGGGCTCACAAAATACCTTGAAGGGCTGAATCTGCAGAATCTAGCTCTTGAAAAGGTTATGTCGGGGAAGGCCGATTGCATACTGATTCTCCTTGAACATGAACCAGTCCTTACCGTGGGCAAATCGGGCGGAAGAGAGAATCTTCTCGTAGATGAAAGCGAGCTTGAGAGACTGGGGGTAGAGCTCCAAAGTACCGGCAGGGGAGGAAACATAACTTATCACGGTCCGGGACAGGTTGTTGCATACCCCGTTCTGAACCTTGGGAAATGGAAGAAAGATCTTCCATGGTACGTGCACTCTCTCGAAGAGGTAGTAATTAGAGTGCTGGAAGATTATGGCATTGAAGCCGGAAGGAAACCGGAATACAGGGGCGTCTGGGTAAAAGAAACAAAGATTGCCGCTGTCGGTATTGCCGTAAAAAGATGGTTCACAATGCATGGATTTGCCCTGAACGTACGGGTGAATAAGGAACATTTCAAACTGATCAATCCCTGCGGCATAAAAGACTATACGATTGCATCGATGGACGATTTTGTGGATAGTGTTGATTTACATGAGATCATAAAGAGTGTGGAAGAAAAATTTTCTCTTGTCTTTAAGAGCAAACTGATAGAAGTTTCGAGAGAATGGCTGGAGAGTGGTCAAAGTGAAGGAGAAACCAGACTGGCTTAA
- the lipA gene encoding lipoyl synthase: MKEKPDWLKKKLNADRSKLSEIKVMLRSLRLHTVCEEARCPNMGECFASRTATFMILGNICTRNCRFCAVSKGIPGSPDPKEPENISHAVHLLQLRHAVITSVTRDDLNDGGASQFVDVVRELRKNCPNTTIELLIPDLNGNWKALERIVREHPDVLNHNIETVPSLYANVRPGATYERSIGLLRRVKEIDSSIITKSGIMVGLGEREDEVKSVIKDLSDAGCRMLTIGQYLQPSHKHLPVVEYITPEQFEGYRIFALERGFSFVASGPLVRSSYHAALGFSSLR, encoded by the coding sequence GTGAAGGAGAAACCAGACTGGCTTAAGAAGAAGCTCAATGCCGACAGGAGTAAGCTTAGCGAAATAAAGGTCATGTTGCGAAGCCTGCGTCTTCATACCGTGTGCGAAGAGGCGAGATGTCCAAATATGGGAGAGTGTTTTGCATCCAGAACCGCTACATTCATGATACTTGGAAATATCTGCACAAGGAACTGTCGATTCTGTGCAGTCTCAAAGGGAATACCAGGCTCTCCAGATCCAAAGGAGCCGGAGAACATTTCCCACGCCGTCCATCTTCTCCAACTGAGACATGCTGTGATCACCTCGGTTACCAGGGACGATCTTAACGATGGTGGCGCTTCTCAATTCGTCGATGTAGTCCGTGAACTGAGAAAGAACTGTCCAAATACGACAATCGAGCTACTGATTCCTGACCTAAATGGTAACTGGAAGGCTCTCGAAAGAATCGTTAGAGAGCATCCGGACGTTTTGAATCACAATATAGAGACCGTACCTTCTCTGTACGCCAATGTAAGACCCGGAGCAACGTACGAGCGTTCTATCGGTCTCCTGCGGAGAGTGAAGGAAATTGACTCTTCGATAATTACCAAATCTGGAATAATGGTGGGCCTTGGTGAGCGCGAAGACGAGGTTAAGTCAGTAATAAAGGACCTATCTGATGCAGGCTGCAGAATGTTGACTATTGGTCAGTATCTGCAGCCATCTCATAAGCACCTTCCGGTAGTGGAGTATATTACGCCGGAGCAGTTTGAAGGCTACAGAATCTTCGCTCTTGAGAGAGGCTTTTCGTTCGTCGCATCGGGTCCTCTCGTTCGTAGCTCCTATCATGCCGCTCTTGGCTTCTCAAGTTTGCGCTAG
- a CDS encoding nuclear transport factor 2 family protein, producing the protein MDGFCIESADQIRELWSKTYNTEGKPDWSHILPYYDDNILFKDTIQEIRGIEEFKKMTERLAERSKELKMAVLRVIKEDNVVFVEWEMTILFKKTRTSVIYGASRLSISEGGKIIEQRDYYDLWGDIFDNIPSFRKPYRRFMRKHFG; encoded by the coding sequence ATGGATGGATTTTGTATAGAGAGTGCCGATCAAATTCGAGAACTATGGTCAAAGACTTACAACACAGAAGGGAAACCTGACTGGTCCCACATTCTACCGTACTACGACGACAACATTCTCTTCAAAGACACGATCCAGGAAATCCGGGGAATCGAAGAATTCAAGAAAATGACCGAAAGACTTGCCGAGAGATCCAAAGAGTTGAAAATGGCCGTTCTTAGAGTCATTAAGGAAGACAACGTGGTCTTTGTCGAATGGGAGATGACGATACTCTTCAAGAAGACGAGGACTTCCGTGATTTATGGTGCGAGCCGTCTCTCTATTAGTGAAGGGGGAAAGATAATCGAGCAGAGAGATTACTATGACCTTTGGGGTGATATCTTCGACAACATACCCTCATTCAGAAAGCCTTACAGGCGTTTCATGAGAAAACACTTCGGGTAG
- a CDS encoding SDR family NAD(P)-dependent oxidoreductase produces MERRKSPIRKYWKQYKWSNIRAMMKNNKSDPKICNDDFEGRLMVITGGTSGIGYYTCRKYASHGARILSINRNREKSERLCDELKRDFGVQCSYMIADFSSLDDILRVGKELSTMGDAIDVLIHNAGVFLKRKELTKEGFETTFVVNYLSSFVINYLIREKMKAQGSGRILIVNSEGHRFAVWGIETEDLNWQKRRYTGLKAYGSAKTCQLLSMLILNQYFEGSGVTINAMHPGAVKTGTGKENGALYKWYKRNVVDRFSRTPEISAEALYYLGVSGDLQDVGGKFFNLTTEEIPAPPALDMETAKKLWQESLRMGGIDDGNL; encoded by the coding sequence ATGGAGAGACGCAAGAGCCCCATCCGCAAATACTGGAAGCAATACAAATGGTCCAACATCCGCGCGATGATGAAGAACAACAAGTCTGATCCAAAGATCTGCAATGATGATTTTGAGGGTCGCCTAATGGTCATTACCGGAGGCACTTCGGGTATTGGATACTACACATGCAGGAAGTATGCAAGCCACGGAGCGAGGATTCTTTCCATAAATCGAAACAGGGAAAAATCGGAAAGGCTTTGCGACGAACTCAAACGCGACTTCGGCGTTCAATGTTCATATATGATAGCCGACTTCAGCAGTCTAGACGATATCCTGAGAGTCGGTAAAGAGCTCTCTACGATGGGAGATGCTATAGATGTCTTGATACACAACGCTGGAGTCTTTCTGAAGCGCAAAGAACTTACAAAGGAAGGCTTTGAAACGACTTTCGTAGTCAATTATCTCTCCTCATTCGTCATAAACTATCTAATAAGAGAGAAGATGAAAGCTCAGGGAAGCGGACGCATTCTGATTGTGAATTCGGAAGGCCATCGATTTGCCGTCTGGGGAATAGAAACGGAGGACCTTAACTGGCAGAAGAGACGTTACACTGGCCTTAAGGCCTACGGCTCTGCAAAGACTTGCCAGCTGCTTAGCATGCTTATTCTTAATCAGTACTTCGAAGGAAGTGGGGTCACAATAAACGCAATGCACCCCGGTGCAGTCAAGACGGGTACGGGAAAGGAAAATGGAGCACTATACAAATGGTATAAGAGAAATGTTGTCGACAGATTCTCCCGTACGCCGGAAATCTCGGCAGAAGCCCTTTACTATCTTGGTGTTTCCGGTGATCTCCAGGATGTCGGCGGAAAGTTCTTCAATCTAACCACGGAAGAGATTCCCGCCCCTCCCGCACTCGACATGGAAACAGCTAAAAAACTCTGGCAGGAAAGCCTACGAATGGGGGGCATCGATGACGGAAATCTATGA